One Doryrhamphus excisus isolate RoL2022-K1 chromosome 17, RoL_Dexc_1.0, whole genome shotgun sequence genomic region harbors:
- the mdc1 gene encoding mediator of DNA damage checkpoint protein 1 produces MDATQVINDSILESDEEDHEEKPNSGRKPLAKLCILKNDHIPERDFPLFVGDNVLGRDPSTCTLPLPAPSVSKQHATISISVYRRRGSHIRVDMEALVWDLGSMNGTRKGRRKLTPNVRYSLSEGDRLVVADIPCQYITCEDAGIPESRTAGLNFRYPDTSIEKQVKVRASGSTNASVGPSLLDGAQKTPAETTPVQLQRMLVPESDSDSDGEIQGQREGRYKSIGSDSDSYNRSATFLSPTNNIVPESEDESLITLSSSAREKPYRHVSFSKERDIISPVTVDDSDEGEGAVVNGPTPGGMRLEEKKHGVQEQPQSNASFMGEGLLQVSTSTVIPDFNVDSDTDVEAEAVQFHMDSDTDVEDDGEAGRLEGTDADVSHDAPKLDLAPPVLLDDFQLDSDTDVDEGADNTSRDETPSRLDLKMGDLSESDDDQGPAFNTHPDVRGSNCNNVPVAVIPADTNIAASESADTDVDECNAPSAGCVRGQDSKTDMEDKMPNLPGIKTSGLHDALLQNCSTPVQERDVEMMETQAFLSPVQSSFKRAVRPTDLSSCSDSLEDEDFVVAETQPFIIQTREQVQGGLRDDSQASEHNSSGENVEELPSGAASFQLGLSDSSHLQSHAHAHALAMESTQAFVSVSVADTQAYGTPARTSHRDDFNMEATQAYEEPAKSPVRQEELALQETQAYLSQPYNGSEDDPEEETQPLDLPTSSPTLAVPETQPALIEAPTTNKVASLPDTRDQIPKEMNLMEEHKEAVGETCDEAQPIPETQLVNISEDEDSIPIVRKRKAKQLQLEDETQPLMSGDFSAAETQPTDLGQIQPIPTSLTEESDEEDPSPGLVQLQKQEKYTTGLAVDTQTVTQLVATCDDDDDDDESDGVESSPVLQPQPLSSCDVPVAETQPIGTRHNEERDDDDSIPGSHKMKAQPILSSNGAAVEVQPMTVAATQPMAISDNDETDDEDSIPIQYNKRKAKPLQLEEETQPLMSGDFSAAETQPMDIDQTQPIPTSRTGESDSEAPIPGLVQPQKEKQFILCLAVDTNPLNVAVIQPISDDDEHDGEDSIPVLHHNRKARPLEETQPLTSCDFSSSETQPIAASRTEENDDEDPVLASHEKVSSSNDVAVEVQPMTVAATQPMAISDNDETDDEDSIPIQYNKRKAKPLQLEEETQPLMSGDFSAAETPPMDLDQTQPIPTSRTGESDSEAPIPDLVQLEEETQPLTGCDIPVTETHVITPSPVDRSDSEGLIPVLVQIQKETQSIMCSNGSAIEEHSTTVAPTQPMTSSENDPRENEEEETQPLISCDFPAAETEPTAASQTMESDTEDLIPALPKDEIQLQIETGPTSSLNVAVTQPMATSENEDSDDEDSIPVLSHNKQTKQQQEETQSLSSTLELLPDVLSLKSQREDGDKGQRSSDDDISVAPRKPQAEEPQSLEISALGDGLGREEEEPATQPVDTSEDEELDSEIFIPGPRRRKVKPLQFEDETQSLLDSTSQSTENEPGSLLQRGTEDDVGTSSTAVGHSRTTQEEEDTENRDIRRTKARGKSVKSRSVKENMEKAKLQQTKDHQQNNGEHQSIQVEILESKINGDEIREPERKENEEQERLQKEIAESQKREERLEAAIEEEICERERTELKIEAEERPKTPLTGRRATRRTIAALTAEEQDPDDVPAKRTSSCSNSVSSEVSNASTQTSRGRGRVEKRSNGPGRVSTSRRQMMAVEEPPEKDIGDVLSRSSSSTSLASEMSCSSLSSRSRGRGSRQQGIRGKSEPEPSSVQPILNQKSAPKPPPRGRRGKKTDVSLSEDDGEKLEVEHAPATRGRRRTSVKEPTATEQSNEKNQSAGEDSSSLVQPVLSQTSAPKPTPRGRRGKKTDVSLSEDDGKQPPSPATRGRRRTNAKEPTAAELSNQRNQSAGEDSSLPKRTIRGQTVKSEAVEAGDDNQQAAKEYKRKGRKRELEAGGEEVKDDSLARVQAKRRGRIAKQSLFDTSSEDGSLPSVSGAAEIAKPQTPISSKTRKRKASVESSPGTSCTSSPPLSRRPRTAGQFYKVLFTGVVDETGEEVLSCLGGTLANCAADMNCLVTDKVRRTVKFLCAVAKGVPIVNTQWLEMSGKAGSFLPPEAFIVQDPEQEKKFSFCLQESLRLASSQPLLQGYAIHITKSVKPEPVYMKDIITCSGATFLPKMPSSYKPNTVVISCEEDWPLCRAAALASFPVVSAEFILSGILQYKLDFDTHKLSGPLDTLQPATGGKGRSRKKT; encoded by the exons ATGGATGCTACGCAGGTCATCAATGACTCCATCTTAGAGTCAGATGAGGAGGACCACGAAGAGAAACCAAACAGTGGCCGGAAACCTTTAGCTAAGCTGTGCATCTTGAAGAATGACCACATCCCTGAAAGAG ACTTCCCCCTTTTTGTGGGCGATAACGTGCTTGGTCGGGACCCCAGCACCTGTACTCTGCCCTTGCCGGCACCTTCTGTATCCAAGCAGCACGCCACCATCAGCATCTCTGTCTACCGGAGACGAGGATCCCATATTAGAGTTGATATGGAAGCTTTGGTTTGGGATCTGGGCAGCATGAACGGTACCCGAAAGGGGCGCCGAAAGTTGACTCCGAATGTACGCTACTCTCTCAGCGAGGGTGACCGCCTGGTGGTGGCGGACATCCCGTGTCAGTACATCACCTGTGAGGACGCCGGGATTCCTGAGAGCAGGACAGCAGGCTTGAACTTCAGGTATCCAGATACTTCCATAGAGAAACAAGTTAAGGTGAGGGCCAGTGGAAGCACAAATGCTTCAGTTGGGCCATCACTACTTGATGGAGCACAGAAGACTCCTGCAGAGACTACTCCAGTCCAGTTGCAGAGGATGCTGGTCCCGGAATCTGACTCTGACTCGGATGGAGAGATTCAGGGGCAAAGAGAGGGCAGATACAAGTCTATAG GTTCAGATTCAGACTCTTATAACCGCAGTGCCACCTTCCTGAGTCCTACAAACAATATAGTCCCTGAAAG TGAGGATGAAAGCCTGATCACACTGTCGTCCTCCGCCAGAGAGAAGCCCTACAGACATGTCAGCTTCAGCAAAGAGCGTGACATAATCTCGCCTGTGACTGTAGATGACAGTGATGAAGGGGAAGGCGCTGTGGTAAACGGCCCGACACCAGGAGGGATGAGGCTTGAGGAGAAAAAACATGGTGTGCAGGAGCAGCCACAAAGCAATGCAAGCTTTATGGGAGAAGGATTGCTGCAAGTGTCCACAAGCACTGTGATCCCTGATTTTAACGTGGACAGTGACACTGATGTGGAGGCGGAAGCAGTCCAGTTTCACATGGACAGCGATACAGATGTGGAGGATGATGGTGAAGCTGGACGCCTTGAGGGGACTGATGCTGATGTGTCACATGATGCTCCGAAACTAGATTTAGCTCCTCCAGTGCTGCTGGATGACTTCCAACTAGACAGCGACACAGATGTGGACGAGGGGGCTGACAACACCAGCAGAGACGAAACCCCCTCCAGGCTAGACTTAAAGATGGGGGACTTGTCAGAGTCAGATGATGATCAGGGCCCTGCCTTTAATACACATCCTGATGTCAGAGGATCAAACTGCAATAATGTGCCTGTTGCAGTCATTCCGGCTGACACTAACATAGCGGCTTCCGAGTCTGCAGACACAGATGTGGATGAGTGCaatgcgccctctgctggatgtgTCCGTGGACAGGACAGCAAAACAGACATGGAGGACAAAATGCCAAATCTTCCTGGGATAAAAACATCTGGGTTGCATGATGCACTTCTACAGAACTGCTCTACTCCTGTGCAAG AAAGAGACGTGGAGATGATGGAGACCCAAGCCTTCCTTAGTCCTGTTCAGAGTTCATTTAAAC GTGCAGTGAGACCAACGGATTTGTCTTCATGCTCAGACAGCCTGGAGGATGAGGACTTTGTCGTGGCCGAGACGCAGCCTTTCATCATTCAGACACGAGAGCAGGTCCAGGGTGGCCTCCGTGACGACAGCCAAGCATCAGAACATAATTCCTCGGGTGAAAACGTAGAAGAATTACCGAGCGGAGCGGCATCTTTCCAACTGGGGTTGTCCGATAGCAGCCACCTACAAAGTCATGCCCATGCCCATGCCCTGGCCATGGAGAGCACCCAGGCTTTTGTCTCTGTGAGTGTGGCAGATACACAAGCATATGGAACACCAGCTAGGACATCCCACAGGGATGATTTTAACATGGAGGCCACGCAAGCCTATGAGGAGCCTGCAAAGAGTCCAGTTCGTCAGGAAGAGCTGGCTTTACAAGAAACACAAGCCTATCTTTCACAACCATACAATGGGTCTGAAGATGACCCAGAGGAAGAGACCCAACCTTTGGACTTGCCCACCTCTTCTCCTACCTTAGCAGTGCCTGAAACCCAACCTGCCTTAATAGAAGCCCCAACTACAAACAAGGTTGCATCTTTGCCAGATACCAGAGATCAGATACCAAAAGAAATGAACTTAATGGAAGAACACAAGGAGGCGGTTGGAGAAACTTGTGATGAGGCTCAACCTATTCCTGAAACTCAACTGGTAAATATAAGCGAGGATGAAGACTCCATTCCAATAGTACGGAAAAGAAAAGCCAAGCAACTTCAGCTCGAAGACGAGACCCAACCGTTGATGAGTGGCGACTTTTCTGCAGCAGAGACCCAGCCCACGGACCTAGGTCAGATTCAGCCAATACCCACAAGTCTAACTGAAGAGAGTGATGAAGAGGACCCAAGTCCTGGCTTGGTCCAGCTTCAAAAACAGGAGAAATACACAACAGGTTTGGCTGTTGATACCCAGACTGTGacccagcttgtggctacatgcgatgatgatgatgatgatgatgaaagcgATGGGGTGGAATCAAGTCCAGTTTTACAGCCCCAACCTTTGTCTAGTTGCGATGTTCCTGTAGCCGAGACCCAGCCTATTGGTACTCGCCACAATGAGGAACGTGATGATGACGACTCCATTCCTGGCTCACATAAAATGAAGGCGCAACCTATTCTGAGTTCCAATGGTGCGGCTGTGGAAGTGCAGCCTATGACCGTAGCGGCAACCCAGCCTATGGCGATAAGTGACAATGATGAAACCGATGATGAGGACTCGATTCCAATCcaatataataaaagaaaagcAAAGCCGCTACAGCTTGAAGAAGAGACACAACCCTTGATGAGTGGTGACTTTTCTGCAGCCGAGACCCAGCCCATGGACATAGACCAGACTCAGCCTATACCCACTAGTCGAACCGGGGAGAGTGACAGTGAGGCTCCAATTCCTGGCTTAGTACAACCTCAGAAAGAGAAGCAATTCATTCTATGTTTAGCTGTTGATACTAATCCTTTGAATGTAGCTGTGATTCAGCCtataagtgatgatgatgaacatGATGGGGAGGACTCGATTCCAGTTTTACATCATAATAGAAAAGCGAGGCCACTTGAAGAGACCCAACCTTTGACTAGTTGCGATTTTTCTTCAAGTGAGACCCAGCCCATAGCTGCGAGTCGCACAGAGGAAAATGATGACGAGGACCCCGTTCTTGCCTCACATGAAAAAGTGTCTAGTTCTAACGATGTGGCTGTGGAAGTGCAGCCTATGACCGTAGCGGCAACCCAGCCTATGGCGATAAGTGATAACGATGAAACCGATGATGAGGACTCGATTCCAATCCAATAtaacaaaagaaaagcaaagccGCTACAGCTTGAAGAAGAGACACAACCCTTGATGAGCGGTGACTTTTCTGCAGCCGAGACGCCGCCCATGGACTTAGACCAGACTCAGCCTATACCCACTAGTCGAACCGGGGAGAGTGACAGTGAGGCTCCAATTCCTGACTTAGTACAGCTTGAAGAAGAGACACAACCTTTGACTGGTTGCGACATTCCCGTAACAGAGACCCACGTCATAACTCCAAGTCCCGTTGACAGGAGTGACAGCGAGGGTTTGATTCCGGTCTTGGTACAAATTCAAAAAGAGACTCAATCTATTATGTGTTCTAACGGTTCGGCCATAGAAGAGCACTCTACGACTGTAGCCCCGACCCAGCCTATGACTTCAAGTGAaaatgaccctcgtgagaatgaGGAAGAAGAGACACAACCCTTGATTAGTTGTGACTTTCCTGCAGCTGAGACCGAGCCCACGGCTGCCAGTCAAACCATGGAGAGTGATACAGAGGACCTTATTCCTGCCCTACCTAAAGATGAAATCCAGCTTCAGATTGAGACGGGACCCACATCGAGTTTGAATGTAGCTGTCACCCAGCCTATGGCTACAAGTGAAAATGAGGATAGTGATGATGAGGACTCTATTCCAGTCTTAAGccataataaacaaacaaagcagcaaCAGGAGGAGACTCAGTCCCTCAGCAGCACTCTTGAATTACTGCCCGACGTTTTGAGCCTAAAAAGTCAGCGAGAAGATGGGGATAAAGGCCAAAGGAGTAGCGATGATGACATTTCAGTAGCTCCAAGAAAACCCCAAGCGGAGGAGCCTCAGTCGCTTGAGATATCTGCTCTCGGGGATGGATTAGGTCGAGAGGAAGAAGAGCCTGCAACTCAGCCTGTTGACACATCTGAAGATGAGGAACTGGACAGCGAGATTTTTATTCCGGGCCCACGTAGACGAAAAGTCAAACCACTGCAGTTTGAAGATGAGACACAGTCGTTATTGGATTCTACAAGTCAGTCAACAGAAAATGAACCAGGTTCACTACTTCAGAGAGGAACCGAAGATGATGTTGGAACTAGCAGCACCGCTGTTGGACACTCAAGAACAACACAAGAGGAGGAAGACACAGAAAATAGAGATATCAGAAGAACTAAAGCTAGAGGAAAGTCTGTAAAATCCAGGTCTGTGAAGGAAAATATGGAAAAGGCAAAGTTGCAGCAGACCAAGGACCATCAACAGAACAATGGGGAGCATCAAAGCATCCAAGTGGAAATATTGGAAAGCAAGATAAACGGAGACGAGATTCGGGAACCTGAGAGAAAGGAGAATGAAGAGCAGGAAAGACTACAAAAAGAAATTGCAGAGTCTCAAAAAAGGGAAGAACGATTGGAAGCGGCCATTGAAGAAGAAATATGTGAGAGGGAGAGGACGGAGCTGAAGATTGAAGCCGAAGAAAGACCCAAAACACCATTGACAGGCAGAAGAGCAACCAGAAGAACCATCGCCGCTCTCACAGCAGAAGAGCAGGATCCAGATGACGTCCCGGCGAAGAGGACCAGCTCATGTTCCAACTCTGTCAGCTCTGAAGTGTCTAATGCAAGCACACAAACGAGTCGGGGGAGGGGCAGAGTGGAGAAGAGGTCAAATGGTCCTGGCCGGGTGTCCACCTCCAGGAGACAAATGATGGCTGTGGAGGAACCACCAGAGAAGGACATTGGCGATGTACTTTCAAGGTCCAGTTCTTCCACTTCCCTTGCTTCTGAGATGTCCTGCAGCAGCCTCAGCTCTCGGAGTAGAGGCAGAGGTAGCAGGCAGCAAGGAATCAGGGGCAAATCAGAACCAGAACCCAGCTCGGTCCAGCCTATTTTAAATCAGAAGTCTGCTCCCAAGCCTCCACCAAGAGGCAGAAGGGGAAAGAAGACAGATGTGTCCCTCAGTGAAGATGATGGAGAGAAACTAGAGGTAGAACATGCACCTGCCACCAGAGGGCGGAGAAGAACCAGTGTCAAAGAGCCCACAGCTACAGAGCAGTCAAATGAGAAGAACCAGTCTGCTGGTGAAGACTCTTCCAGCTTGGTCCAGCCTGTCTTAAGTCAGACTTCTGCTCCCAAGCCTACACCAAGAGGCAGAAGGGGCAAGAAGACAGATGTGTCCCTCAGTGAAGATGATGGAAAGCAGCCACCGTCACctgccaccagagggcgcaGGCGAACCAATGCCAAAGAGCCTACAGCTGCAGAGCTGTCAAATCAGAGGAACCAATCTGCTGGCGAAGACTCTTCTCTGCCTAAAAGAACCATCAGGGGCCAAACGGTAAAAAGTGAAGCCGTTGAGGCCGGTGACGACAATCAACAGGCGGCTAAAGAATACAAGagaaaaggaaggaagagaGAGTTGGAGGCAGGAGGGGAAGAAGTCAAAGATGACTCTCTCGCTCGTGTCCAAGCTAAGAGAAGAGGCAGGATTGCTAAACAATCTCTTTTCGACACGTCCAGTGAGGATGGAAGTCTGCCATCTGTCAGTGGTGCTGCGGAAATTGCAAAG CCTCAGACTCCAATCAGCAGCAAAACCCGTAAGAGAAAAGCTTCCGTGGAATCCTCTCCCGGGACTTCTTGCACCTCTTCCCCGCCACTGAGTCGTCGACCACGAACTGCCGGTCAATTTTATAAG GTGCTGTTCACCGGGGTGGTGGACGAAACCGGTGAGGAAGTGCTGTCCTGTTTAGGAGGCACTCTGGCTAACTGCGCCGCAGATATGAACTGCCTGGTGACGGACAAAGTGCGCAGGACTGTCAAGTTCTTGTGTGCTGTGGCCAAAGGAGTTCCCATTGTCAACACACAGTGGCTGGAGATG AGCGGTAAAGCCGGGAGTTTTCTGCCTCCTGAAGCCTTCATTGTGCAGGATCCAGAGCAGGAGAAGAAGTTCAGTTTCTGCCTGCAGGAGTCACTGAGGCTTGCCAGCAGTCAGCCCCTCCTGCAG GGATATGCGATCCACATCACTAAGTCAGTGAAGCCAGAGCCGGTCTACATGAAAGACATCATTACCTGCAGTGGAGCCACCTTTCTTCCCAAGATGCCGTCTTCCTACAAG CCTAATACTGTTGTGATCTCCTGCGAGGAGGACTGGCCGCTGTGTCGCGCCGCCGCCTTGGCATCGTTCCCAGTCGTCTCGGCAGAGTTCATCCTCTCTGGGATCCTGCAGTACAAACTGGACTTCGACACGCACAAACTATCGGGCCCGCTTGATACCCTGCAGCCTGCTACAGGCGGAAAAGGGCGGAGCAGGAAGAAGACGTAG